Proteins co-encoded in one Saccharomyces cerevisiae S288C chromosome II, complete sequence genomic window:
- the PRP6 gene encoding U4/U6-U5 snRNP complex subunit PRP6 (Splicing factor; component of the U4/U6-U5 snRNP complex), which produces MERPSFLDQEPPAGYVPGIGRGATGFSTKEKQVVSNDDKGRRIPKRYRENLNNHLQSQPKDDEDDEAANVFKTLELKLAQKKKKRANEKDDDNSVDSSNVKRQFADLKESLAAVTESEWMDIPDATDFTRRNKRNRIQEQLNRKTYAAPDSLIPGNVDLNKLTEEREKLLQSQIDENLAQLTKNASNPIQVNKPNAATDALSYLKDLENDRVNSLSDATLEDLQKMRTILKSYRKADPTNPQGWIASARLEEKARKFSVAKKIIENGCQECPRSSDIWLENIRLHESDVHYCKTLVATAINFNPTSPLLWFKAIDLESTTVNKYRVVRKALQEIPRDEGLWKLAVSFEADKAQVIKMLEKATQFIPQSMDLLTAYTNLQSYHNAKMTLNSFRKILPQEPEIWIISTLLEERNNPDIPVDKLVSLLKEGLLELSKNGYKATLSAWLKRAEALNDAPNSNLTCQAIVYAILEWLRESGEYESELNNVDQILEKMPHSKVQIAVLKKLIQWDPCDTVLWSRLKMATESYHKIEELLAFFQELLFQTKNSDDIRANMREKSPGLLMMYVSEYWKAQKGDTRQTLVLIDQIIDFAPHNLDLRFFKIKLLGRSLQLDELRDFFQQTFSSLEDFKISGTERLYYKYVNFLRYQDLNEEAIKFLNERCLKSFPICHKFFLQLGQIYHSMGNIEMSRETYLSGTRLVPNCPLLWVSLSKIDEIDLKNPVRARSILDRGLLKNPDDVLFYIAKIQMEIRLGNLDQAELLVTQALQKFPSNALLWVEQIKLFKHGNKSSLKKTIFQDALRRTQNDHRVLLEIGVSFYAEAQYETSLKWLERALKKCSRYGDTWVWLFRTYARLGKDTVDLYNMFDQCEPTYGPEWIAASKNVKMQYCTPREILLRLMNDK; this is translated from the coding sequence ATGGAGAGGCCATCTTTTTTGGATCAAGAACCACCTGCAGGTTACGTACCAGGTATTGGTCGTGGAGCCACTGgattttcaacaaaagaaaagcaagtGGTTAGTAATGATgacaaaggaagaagaataccGAAAAGGTACCGTGAAAATTTGAACAACCATCTTCAAAGCCAACCgaaagatgatgaagatgatgaagctGCAAATGTATTCAAAACGCTTGAATTGAAATTAgcacaaaagaaaaagaaaagagctaatgaaaaggatgatGACAATTCAGTTGATTCTTCAAACGTGAAACGGCAATTTGCCgatttgaaagaatcaTTAGCTGCTGTAACGGAGAGTGAGTGGATGGATATTCCGGATGCCACAGAttttacaagaagaaacaaGAGAAATAGAATTCAAGAGCAATTAAACAGAAAAACTTATGCTGCACCGGATTCGCTAATACCTGGGAATGTTGATTTAAATAAATTAACGGAAGAACGAGAAAAATTATTGCAATCTCAAATAGATGAGAATCTTGCACAATTAACGAAGAATGCAAGTAACCCTATACAGGTTAATAAACCGAACGCTGCTACCGATGCCCTAAGTTACTTAAAGGACTTAGAAAACGATAGAGTAAATTCTCTCTCAGACGCAACGTTAGAAGATTTACAGAAAATGCGCACAATTTTAAAGTCATACAGAAAGGCCGATCCAACAAATCCACAGGGTTGGATAGCTTCTGCCAGATTAGAAGAAAAggcaagaaaattttcagtagcaaaaaaaataatagaaaatgGTTGCCAAGAGTGCCCTCGAAGCTCCGATATTTGGCTAGAAAACATTAGACTACACGAATCTGATGTTCACTACTGTAAAACATTAGTGGCAACGGCAATAAATTTTAATCCAACGTCTCCGCTTCTTTGGTTCAAAGCTATTGATTTGGAAAGCACAACGGTTAACAAATATAGAGTAGTGAGAAAAGCACTGCAAGAGATTCCTCGAGATGAGGGCCTATGGAAGCTAGCTGTCAGTTTTGAAGCTGACAAAGCGCAAGTTATAAAAATGTTAGAGAAAGCCACACAATTTATTCCACAAAGTATGGATCTCTTGACTGCATATACTAATTTGCAAAGCTATCATAATGCTAAAATGACTTTGAATTCCTTCAGAAAAATCCTTCCGCAAGAACCGGAAATTTGGATTATCTCTACACTCTTGGAAGAACGAAATAACCCAGATATACCTGTAGATAAACTAGTTAGTTTGCTCAAGGAGGGTTTATTGGAACTCTCTAAAAATGGGTACAAAGCGACCTTGTCAGCATGGTTGAAACGTGCAGAGGCTCTAAATGATGCGCCCAATTCAAATTTAACCTGTCAAGCCATCGTTTACGCTATATTAGAATGGTTAAGAGAAAGTGGCGAGTATGAGTCTGAGTTGAATAATGTTGATCAGATATTAGAAAAAATGCCACACTCAAAGGTACAAATTGCTGTCTTAAAAAAGCTTATTCAGTGGGATCCTTGTGATACAGTTCTTTGGTCTAGACTGAAAATGGCCACTGAAAGCTACcataaaattgaagagtTATTAGCATTTTTCCAGGAGCTGCTATTTCAGACCAAGAATAGTGATGATATACGAGCAAATATGAGGGAGAAAAGCCCTGGCTTGTTAATGATGTATGTAAGCGAATATTGGAAGGCCCAAAAAGGGGATACTAGGCAAACACTAGTTTTGATTGACCAGATTATAGATTTCGCCCCGCATAATTTGGATTTACGCTTTTTCAAGATAAAGTTATTAGGTCGTTCACTACAACTTGATGAATTAcgagatttttttcagcaaaCTTTCTCCTCTTTAGAGGATTTTAAGATCAGTGGCACGGAAAGATTATATTATAAATACGTAAACTTTCTGCGGTACCAAGATCTGAATGAAGAGGCtataaaattcttgaatGAGAGATGTTTGAAATCATTTCCCATCTGccacaaattttttttacagcTGGGTCAAATTTATCATTCCATGGGCAATATTGAAATGAGTAGAGAAACCTATTTGTCTGGTACAAGGTTAGTGCCCAATTGCCCTTTATTATGGGTTTCCCTATCAAAGATTGACGAGATTGATCTAAAAAATCCAGTAAGGGCAAGATCAATTTTAGATAGAGGATTGTTAAAAAATCCTGACGATGTATTATTTTACATTGCTAAAATCCAAATGGAAATAAGACTTGGTAACTTAGATCAGGCGGAGTTACTCGTCACACAGGCATTGCAAAAGTTTCCAAGCAATGCTTTACTTTGGGTGGAGCAAATCAAGCTGTTTAAGCATGGAAACAAAAGTTcgttaaaaaaaacaatttttcaagatgcTTTAAGAAGGACACAAAACGATCATCGCGTTCTTTTGGAGATTGGAGTATCCTTTTATGCAGAAGCGCAATATGAAACATCATTAAAATGGTTAGAAAGAGCTCTGAAAAAGTGCTCGCGTTACGGAGATACATGGGTTTGGCTATTTAGGACATATGCAAGGTTAGGCAAGGATACTGTTGATCTCTACAATATGTTCGATCAATGTGAGCCTACTTACGGACCCGAATGGATAGCCGCCTCCAAGAACGTAAAAATGCAATACTGCACACCTAGAGAGATTTTATTGCGCTTGATGAATGACAAATAA